The Selenomonas sp. AB3002 genome includes a window with the following:
- the moaC gene encoding cyclic pyranopterin monophosphate synthase MoaC produces MSLSDGTIDEPKLNHFDASGQAHMVDVSPKAETLRIATATGKIKVSPQVYEAITNGTARKGDVLGVARLAGIMGAKKTSDLIPLCHPLPLTGVSVDFTLLPEECAVKAAATAKITGRTGVEMEALTAVSTALLTIYDMCKALDKGMEITDIHLEEKSGGKSGHYRRI; encoded by the coding sequence ATGTCTCTTTCTGATGGGACGATAGATGAACCAAAACTCAACCACTTCGATGCCAGCGGCCAGGCCCACATGGTTGATGTAAGCCCCAAGGCAGAAACCCTCAGGATTGCCACGGCCACAGGCAAGATAAAGGTCAGCCCCCAGGTTTACGAAGCCATCACCAATGGCACTGCCAGGAAGGGCGATGTGCTGGGGGTAGCCCGGCTGGCAGGCATTATGGGAGCAAAGAAGACCTCCGACCTCATCCCCCTCTGCCATCCCCTGCCCCTCACCGGCGTCAGCGTAGACTTCACCCTGCTGCCGGAGGAATGCGCCGTGAAGGCTGCCGCCACCGCCAAGATCACCGGACGTACCGGGGTGGAAATGGAAGCCCTCACCGCCGTCAGCACCGCCCTCCTCACCATCTACGATATGTGCAAGGCTCTGGACAAGGGCATGGAAATCACAGATATCCACCTGGAAGAAAAAAGCGGCGGCAAGAGCGGGCATTACAGGCGCATATAG